In one Methanobrevibacter arboriphilus genomic region, the following are encoded:
- a CDS encoding 4Fe-4S binding protein: MSSVIWYLYEFARKSFFEGVTDAKSKHDIVEKPDRFRDFPEVLKEYCIACGACTQSCPSPHAIKLVRDGDNDDGEGQTYPVINTKACIRCGFCAEVCPTEPKTLLCGENHLIREEFNIIPSKRQYTVDDFLCIKCKKCIKSCPVDGAIIEKDNKIAVDQSKCISCGNCLEACPVKGAMKGVFIDNLEDQKGIIRLVVNTLEEFIESKEDELQSLPSEKLLKLQLPLSKIWDKALQILPDEEVALEVIENATDRLKIRIITWDESKCEKCRLCVDECPTGAITYDPDENKVERDSDKCLRCSNCYQTCPFSVVKYFIAKFLLDEVDGEKVILITLKESQLANR, encoded by the coding sequence ATGTCTTCTGTAATTTGGTATTTGTATGAATTTGCTAGGAAATCTTTTTTTGAAGGGGTCACTGATGCGAAATCTAAACATGATATTGTTGAAAAACCTGATAGATTTAGGGATTTTCCAGAAGTGCTTAAAGAGTATTGCATAGCCTGTGGAGCTTGCACTCAATCTTGTCCTTCTCCTCATGCTATTAAACTTGTTAGGGACGGAGACAATGATGATGGTGAAGGTCAGACTTATCCGGTAATTAATACTAAAGCTTGTATTAGGTGTGGTTTTTGTGCAGAGGTTTGTCCAACTGAACCAAAAACTTTACTTTGTGGTGAAAATCATTTAATTAGGGAAGAATTTAACATTATTCCTTCTAAAAGACAATATACTGTTGATGATTTTTTATGTATTAAATGTAAAAAGTGTATTAAATCTTGCCCTGTAGATGGAGCTATAATTGAAAAAGATAATAAAATTGCAGTAGATCAATCTAAATGTATTTCATGCGGTAATTGCTTAGAAGCTTGTCCTGTTAAGGGGGCTATGAAAGGAGTATTTATAGATAATCTCGAAGATCAAAAAGGTATTATTCGTCTTGTTGTAAATACTCTTGAAGAGTTTATTGAAAGCAAAGAAGACGAATTACAAAGTTTACCCTCTGAAAAACTCCTTAAATTACAGCTACCTTTATCTAAAATTTGGGATAAGGCATTACAGATATTACCTGATGAAGAAGTTGCTTTAGAAGTTATTGAAAATGCGACTGATAGATTAAAAATTAGGATTATTACTTGGGATGAGTCTAAGTGTGAAAAATGTCGTTTATGTGTTGATGAATGTCCAACAGGGGCTATTACCTATGATCCTGATGAAAATAAGGTTGAAAGAGATTCTGATAAATGTTTAAGATGTAGTAATTGTTACCAGACCTGTCCTTTCTCTGTTGTTAAATATTTCATAGCTAAATTTTTACTTGATGAAGTTGATGGAGAAAAAGTTATTTTAATTACTTTGAAAGAATCTCAATTAGCTAATAGGTGA
- a CDS encoding NADH-quinone oxidoreductase subunit B family protein, with protein MINTLKDIVRKSSIHVCLVNCGGCNGCDVEIVALLSPRYDLEQYGIYVHNNPREADVILITGAVTEQWIKKIRRIYTKAPEPKVVACIGNCPLSGDVFNQEGGKVHAPVSDFIPVDAEISGCPPRPSEILEAILAVAPGAIAARGRESTGKEVVKESNEGAK; from the coding sequence ATGATAAATACTCTTAAAGATATTGTTAGAAAAAGTTCTATCCATGTTTGTTTAGTAAATTGTGGAGGATGTAATGGTTGTGATGTTGAAATTGTCGCACTTTTATCTCCTAGATATGATCTTGAACAATATGGAATTTATGTTCATAATAATCCCCGTGAAGCTGATGTTATATTGATAACTGGAGCTGTTACTGAACAATGGATTAAAAAAATAAGAAGAATATATACAAAGGCTCCTGAACCTAAGGTAGTTGCTTGTATTGGAAATTGTCCATTATCTGGAGATGTATTTAACCAAGAAGGTGGAAAAGTACATGCTCCTGTTTCTGATTTCATTCCAGTAGATGCTGAAATTTCTGGATGTCCTCCAAGACCTAGTGAGATTTTAGAGGCAATTTTAGCTGTTGCTCCTGGAGCTATTGCAGCTAGGGGAAGAGAATCTACTGGAAAAGAAGTTGTAAAAGAGTCTAATGAGGGGGCTAAATAA
- a CDS encoding energy-converting hydrogenase subunit EhaL family protein, protein MSELSYLIYILVFIIGSVLGLLISYKKHGEPFVFNGVEIFSLLIAIIGWILLFNYSFIYNIIGFISPEILISIGLFLIALVIGMRPGYGRKETLIGIIISAIIWIITYMLI, encoded by the coding sequence ATGAGTGAATTATCTTATTTAATATATATACTGGTCTTTATTATAGGGTCTGTTTTAGGTCTTTTGATAAGCTATAAAAAACATGGAGAGCCTTTTGTATTTAATGGTGTTGAAATATTCTCTTTACTTATTGCTATTATTGGATGGATATTATTATTTAATTATAGCTTCATTTATAATATAATTGGTTTTATTTCACCAGAAATATTAATATCAATAGGATTATTCTTAATAGCTTTAGTAATTGGAATGAGGCCAGGATATGGAAGAAAAGAAACTCTAATAGGAATAATTATATCAGCTATAATTTGGATTATTACTTATATGCTTATTTAA
- a CDS encoding DUF1959 family protein produces MDEDDKLLETMKLRILQSFRWREDVVNPLAKELEISNEMFEKILMNHLDMSSLEALHATLESAKPQCLSEKLHADLRFCWLCDVMELLTIEEANRIKLSLVKEIIDGKDYDMALKDGKKQVLDLLLM; encoded by the coding sequence GTGGATGAAGATGATAAGCTGCTGGAAACAATGAAACTTAGAATCCTTCAAAGTTTCAGATGGAGAGAAGATGTTGTTAATCCGTTAGCTAAAGAGCTAGAAATTTCCAATGAAATGTTTGAAAAAATCTTAATGAACCATCTAGATATGTCTAGTTTAGAAGCCCTTCATGCCACTCTTGAATCAGCTAAGCCTCAATGCCTTTCTGAAAAGCTTCATGCAGATTTGAGATTCTGTTGGTTATGTGATGTTATGGAATTATTAACGATTGAAGAAGCTAATAGAATTAAATTATCTTTGGTAAAAGAAATAATCGATGGAAAAGATTATGATATGGCTTTAAAAGATGGTAAAAAACAAGTTCTAGACTTGTTATTAATGTAA
- a CDS encoding respiratory chain complex I subunit 1 family protein: MNLMANIIINVVIAFLLGSLLLGFHRKVMARIQLRPGPPIIQHFLHSLKFFFKEASFPKTASMPFYIAIACMYCAIWIVAVIVGPVTYGSLLLIFGVYAVYKIVEHNAGSSSGSPYGKMSCVRAVFSAAAEIPLFAVLAIVFLQTGTMNLGEIIAYQSVNGPLIYSIPLAALMFFILILSKSPYSPFSITKGKDIISGFETEHFGVLRGYMMLSESIAWYILLWVFLTVFFGPLSIIEYLIGMILITAITAVINATTPILNPNHTVMSQISLAIIGIGGSLLLMFLA, encoded by the coding sequence ATGAATTTAATGGCTAATATCATTATTAATGTTGTAATAGCTTTCTTATTAGGTAGTTTATTATTAGGTTTTCATAGGAAAGTTATGGCAAGGATACAGCTTAGACCTGGTCCTCCAATTATCCAACATTTTCTTCATTCTTTGAAATTCTTTTTTAAAGAAGCATCGTTTCCAAAAACTGCATCTATGCCATTTTATATAGCCATTGCTTGTATGTATTGTGCTATATGGATTGTTGCTGTTATTGTTGGTCCTGTTACTTATGGGTCCTTATTACTGATATTTGGTGTTTATGCTGTTTATAAAATTGTTGAACACAATGCAGGTTCTTCATCAGGTTCTCCTTATGGTAAAATGAGTTGTGTTAGAGCAGTTTTTTCAGCAGCTGCTGAAATTCCATTATTTGCAGTTTTAGCTATTGTATTTCTTCAGACTGGAACTATGAATTTAGGTGAGATTATTGCTTATCAATCTGTTAATGGTCCATTGATATATTCAATTCCATTAGCTGCATTAATGTTCTTTATTCTTATACTTTCTAAATCACCATACTCTCCTTTTTCAATAACTAAGGGAAAAGATATCATCTCTGGTTTTGAAACTGAGCATTTCGGTGTTTTAAGAGGTTATATGATGCTTTCAGAATCAATTGCATGGTATATTTTATTATGGGTCTTTTTAACAGTGTTCTTTGGACCGCTTTCAATAATTGAATATTTAATTGGAATGATTTTGATTACAGCTATTACTGCAGTTATAAATGCTACGACTCCAATTTTAAATCCTAATCATACTGTTATGAGTCAAATATCCTTAGCTATTATTGGAATTGGAGGATCACTTTTATTAATGTTTTTAGCTTAA
- a CDS encoding nickel-dependent hydrogenase large subunit encodes MILPIGPIHPGLKEPLRLKLHTQGEKVLKAEIDYGYVHRGIEKIMEGKTWQKCIYLAERVCGICSYEHTQTFAETIEKISDVRAPVRAQLLRVITNELDRIQSHFLANSTYFKTIEHETLFMYVLSLREHAMDAIELLTGNRVNMGWNVVGGVRMDANQSHLDSILEKISLIEKDLDRYTEIFSEGPLVSLRSKDVGVMTREEALKGRAVGPIGRASGLKHDLREQHHTYRDYLDFDPIWRKEGDNYARTMNRFNEIAQSIDLIRQAIDVLPDGDIRTKVDIGSGYAEWRNEAPRGEVAYMIETNGNLIKHISIRTPSIMNIDSCAKFMLKDVATVSDAVATYASADPCIACAERVAIIDVDKGETSKDIYNLK; translated from the coding sequence ATGATATTACCTATTGGTCCAATTCACCCAGGTTTAAAAGAACCACTTCGGCTTAAATTACATACTCAAGGAGAAAAAGTTTTAAAAGCTGAAATTGATTATGGTTATGTTCATAGGGGAATTGAAAAGATTATGGAAGGTAAAACTTGGCAAAAATGTATTTACCTTGCCGAGAGAGTATGTGGAATTTGTTCTTATGAGCATACTCAGACTTTTGCTGAGACAATTGAGAAAATTTCTGATGTTCGAGCTCCTGTTCGAGCTCAGCTTTTGAGAGTTATTACTAATGAGTTAGATAGGATTCAAAGTCATTTTTTAGCTAATTCTACTTATTTTAAGACAATAGAACATGAAACATTGTTTATGTATGTTTTATCTTTAAGAGAACATGCCATGGATGCTATTGAGTTATTAACTGGTAATAGGGTTAATATGGGCTGGAATGTTGTTGGTGGTGTTCGTATGGATGCAAATCAATCTCATTTAGACAGTATCTTAGAGAAAATTAGTCTTATTGAAAAAGATTTAGATAGATATACTGAAATTTTTAGTGAAGGTCCTCTTGTATCGCTCCGTTCTAAAGATGTTGGTGTAATGACTAGAGAAGAAGCTTTAAAAGGAAGGGCTGTTGGTCCTATTGGAAGAGCTTCTGGTTTAAAACATGATTTAAGAGAACAACATCATACTTATAGAGATTATCTTGATTTTGATCCTATTTGGAGAAAGGAAGGAGACAATTATGCAAGAACTATGAATAGATTTAATGAAATTGCTCAGTCAATTGATTTAATTAGACAAGCTATTGATGTTTTGCCTGATGGTGATATTAGAACTAAAGTTGATATTGGTTCTGGTTATGCCGAATGGAGAAATGAAGCTCCAAGAGGTGAAGTTGCTTACATGATTGAAACTAATGGTAATCTGATTAAGCATATCTCTATTAGAACTCCAAGTATTATGAATATTGATTCATGTGCTAAATTTATGCTTAAGGATGTTGCAACTGTTTCTGATGCTGTAGCTACTTATGCTAGTGCTGATCCATGTATTGCTTGTGCTGAACGAGTAGCTATTATAGATGTTGATAAAGGTGAGACTTCAAAAGATATTTATAATTTAAAATAA